The Streptomyces sp. R28 region CCCCAGCGTCGGTAGGCGAATCGGTCGCCGTCGACCTCGATGTACTGAGTCGGTGCAGTCAGGTGTGTGTCACTCATGGCCTGGCCCTTTCTGTGGCGGGTGAGCAATACGATGACGATCGTCATCTAAAAAGTCAAGCACTTTGATGTCGATCGACATCTATGTATGCTGGACCGTCGAGCGTCGACCGAGGAAGGGACGGCTGGACATGCGGGTCACCAAGGCACAGGCAGAGCAGAACCGTGCCCACATCGTCGCGACAGCCGCCAGGCTGTTCCGTGAGCGCGGCTATGACGGTGTCGGCGTGGCAGAACTGATGGCAGCCGCCGGGTTCACCCATGGCGGGTTCTACAAGCACTTTCGCTCCAAGGCCGACCTGATGGCCGAAGCGTCCGCAAGCGGGCTCTCGCAGACCGTGGCACGGACAGAAGGTGTGGACCCCGCCGAGTTCGTCGAGCGCTACGTCTCGCGGGAGCATCGCGACGGGCGCGGCGACGGCTGCACCATCGCGGCCCTCGGCGGCGACGCCGCACGTCAGCCGGCGGACATCAAAACAGAGTTCGCAGCCGGGATCGAGAACCTACTGACGGCCCTTCAGTCCCAAAGCGATACGCCGGGGGATGCGGACCAGCGCGCGGCCCGCATGATGGTGATCGACATGCTCGCCCATTCGGTCGGAGCGGTCATGTTGTCGCGGGCATGCCCGGACGGTTCTCCGCTGGCGGACGAAATCCTCGATGTATGCCGCAAGGAAATTCTCGCGTCACTGGCGCAGGGCAACAGCGACCAGCCGGCGGCAAGGAGTCCAGAAACCTGACCGCAGCCGACCGACGCAAGCCCAGCTCAGTACCATGAGCAGCACGAGGCCGGCTCCCAGTCGCCTCAGTACGAACACCGGCAGGACCACCCCGCCGCCCTTTCGGGCGACCTTCTTCAACGCGCGGTCCAGGCGCGGGGCGCGGGTGGCCAGCAGGCCCACGACCTCGCGCACC contains the following coding sequences:
- a CDS encoding TetR/AcrR family transcriptional regulator produces the protein MSIDIYVCWTVERRPRKGRLDMRVTKAQAEQNRAHIVATAARLFRERGYDGVGVAELMAAAGFTHGGFYKHFRSKADLMAEASASGLSQTVARTEGVDPAEFVERYVSREHRDGRGDGCTIAALGGDAARQPADIKTEFAAGIENLLTALQSQSDTPGDADQRAARMMVIDMLAHSVGAVMLSRACPDGSPLADEILDVCRKEILASLAQGNSDQPAARSPET